One Onychomys torridus chromosome 17, mOncTor1.1, whole genome shotgun sequence genomic window carries:
- the Rpl18a gene encoding 60S ribosomal protein L18a: MKASGTLREYKVVGHCLPTPKCHTPPLYRMCIFAPNHVVAKSRFWYFLSQLKKMKKSSGEIVYCGQVFEKSPLRVKNFGIWLRYDSRSGTHNMYREYRDLTTAGAVTQCYRDMGARHRARAHSIQIMKVEEIAAGKCRRPAVKQFHDSKIKFPLPHRVLRRQHKPRFTTKRPNTFF, encoded by the exons ATGAAGGCCTCGGGCACG CTCCGGGAGTACAAGGTGGTGGGGCACTGCTTGCCCACCCCGAAGTGCCACACGCCACCGCTGTACCGAATGTGCATCTTCGCGCCCAACCATGTGGTGGCCAAGTCCCGCTTCTGGTACTTCCTGTCGCAgctgaagaagatgaagaagtcGTCGGGAGAGATCGTGTACTGCGGGCAG GTATTTGAGAAGTCGCCGCTGCGCGTGAAGAACTTCGGCATCTGGCTGCGCTATGACTCCCGCAGTGGCACACACAACATGTACCGGGAGTACCGGGACCTGACCACCGCGGGTGCTGTCACGCAGTGCT ACCGAGACATGGGTGCCCGGCACCGTGCCCGCGCGCACTCCATCCAGATCATGAAGGTGGAAGAGATTGCTGCGGGCAAGTGCCGCCGGCCCGCTGTCAAGCAGTTCCAC GACTCGAAGATCAAGTTCCCGTTGCCACATCGTGTGTTACGGCGCCAGCACAAGCCTCGCTTCACCACCAAGAGGCCTAACACCTTCTTCTAG